The Procambarus clarkii isolate CNS0578487 unplaced genomic scaffold, FALCON_Pclarkii_2.0 HiC_scaffold_125, whole genome shotgun sequence sequence taatcacaacaatgttcaacgaacaagtgacctcgttaagtaaatcgtgacccccggtgacgttaactgactttaattctcacggaatccttcacagtacacaacgccttccaccaaggtcaaacttgtctacggtttacacacacagtacaacacagtacatcacagtacaacacagtacatccttgccactcacggcaaaacttgtaaatgacttcccccagtaaattatccaccaataattcacactttaccacaacacaacagtaaaatatataaccaagggaaatctccctgttaccacttttcactgctgaaaaagggaatcaaattacagcgaatacatacacggcacatagaaaaaaatatagaagtaaataactcactttactctacctctgaatgtgtcactaggtgtcttcacacacgtcataaatcacagttgggcccaatcctcaacttgatgacaaacagggtagactcacacgtctccaattcccattcacctccccaggtggtcccagggacaaaagccagacggaacactgggggcgaacccagcttcagagttttattacccaaacggaaacagtgtacttacatcaatcatgtggggccccgctctttcactcacacatacacgtcaatcacactcccactgctgctgctggatgatgacgtaggcgtcctcacttcctacacgtggtcaggtggagcacagggtcctagaccacggggttagctctacacacacagagaccaggatggcgcagacacaccggctTAGGCAAGCCAGGGTGCGCACAACAGCAggaatgcggtaccacgccccttccacttgacacggtaccccaggatacgatggtacacggtgttacacggtacacgagacaggccaggatggcgcagacacaccggctTAGGCAAGCCAGGGTGCGCACAACAGCAggaatgcggtaccacgccccttccacttgacacggtaccccaggatacgatggtacacggtgttacacggtacacgagacccgagagagtccttcactgttcctcagaattataacatttaaggtttctctcataacactgaaaccttttctagcacgtctcacagcagtatcttcaagcacagatacgatcgacggcggatgtcgcttttgtagcccgataataaactacgcctcactcagtccagttcctctaagatggcgtcccacaattacgcggctagatgacaagttctcaTGGCTTgatacaagcccctttccgattaccggattcttacccacggcacacggaaagatagcaagatgtaggcgtgactttattaacgttgcaggcggtatttcccgattcttggcctagcacgggaaatgtcCTGTCCTCGGGCAGCAAcgtcctaggtaagaatgtctttcccgccaatatcatgcctggggtaccatgcagtacccctcagcgtcttggccaatcacggttcagcatttctgaggccccagagcctcagccaatggcatacctgccccatgacgctaccccctctctcacgaggtggacacgtgatagggggggggtggtctacggccgttaaccccccatacctccctctctacacttgacttgtacaaaaatttccctgaaatcaactccctcctgtaatttccttcacagacctgatacagcgatcagaatgacatcaatggctagcaattgtcatgggctgtccaacgacacccaacacgactgtggaaaagttatatccagaaagttgaatcacggtgcacatcactggtgcactatgcaatttcgtacttaattcagtgcacgagagagcagggaaaatatgtcccctgacatcaACCTCCCACTAAGGGTTTATTTCACTGGAAGCAAAATACACCCCACCATTTTACCAGCTCGATGGTGCACTGTGCACGAGCTGTCACACACACCTTGACAGCTCACTTCCGgctgggtagtggtgggtggagacTCCGTTTTCTATGCGTCGTCGCCCTGAGAGACTTGGGGTGACTCCTCCGATTCGTTCTGGGTAGTGTTACCTGACTTAGGCGCAGAGTGGTGCTCGGCTCCAGGGCCAGGCTCTAGCCGGCTCGACGCCTCGAAGCTAGGCTGAACCCCAAGCTCTGCAGCTCCGGCTTCAGTCTGTGTCATATCGGACACACTAGCAACACCCTGGGATGGACTACCCGGAGAGGCTCTATCTTCACTCTCCTCCGACCTTGATGACGCATCATCGCGTTCCTCATGGCGTTTTAACATGTTAACATGGTACTTCTTATTGACCCCCCTTACGCATACGACGTACGTCAATGAGTGACTGCActcagtgatggtgaagggtcccTTCCACTGTAGCAGGAGCTTGTTCCTGCTTGTAGGGAGGAGTAGGAGTACTTTATCTCCCACCTTAAACTTCCTCTCCCTGGCCTTCTGGTTGTACCTGCTCTTCTGGTACTCTTTAGCCTTTGGCGAGTTCCTCCCTGGCCAACTTACACGTCTCTTCTAGACGGTTCCTCAAATCTATGACTTACTCATACGTCGTCTTGGTTTCTGGGGTACAGTCTTCCTCCTCCCATAGGTTCTTCAACACATGCAGCGGTCCCTTTACTGTGCGACCATACAGGAGCTCGAACGGTGAGAACCGGGTACTTGCCTGGGGTACTTCCCTGTAGGCAAACAATACCGGGTTAATGTACCTTGGCCACTCCTTGGGTTGCTCTATGCACATCTTCCTGAGCATTCTCTTTAGGGTACCATTAAACCGTTCCACCAACCCATTTCCCATAGCATGATAAGGTGTGGTGAATGATGACTGCAACATGAGTAGCCTAGCTACTTCCGCCATCATCTCACTAGTGAACTGTGCCCCCCTGTCGCTGTGTATCTTCTCCGGTATACCTAAGCGACTGAAGAATCCAACCAATGCTTCCGCCACTGTGACGGTCTCGATATTCTTCAAAGGTGCCGCCTCTGGATACCGAGTAGCATGATCTACCATGGTCAGGATATATCTACTGCCGTCTGATGCCCTCGGCTCAATCGGGCCAATTATATCTACACTGACCATCTTAAATGGTTGATCAATGATGGGGAAAAGCTTCAGCTTCCCTGGCTGCACCTTACCTCTGTCAGCGGTGCGTTGACAGGCGTCACATGACCGAGTGTACCGCTGTACGTCCCCAGTCATCCCTGGCCAATAGAACGATGACTGAATTCGTTCACTGGTCTTAGCATGTCCCATGTGACCCCCCATTACTCCCTCATGACCGAGAGTAAACACAGCTAGGCGATGCTCTTTGGGGACCAGTAATTGTTCCCAAGTGTCCTGGGATGTTTCCACCCTGCGCACTAGCTTACCCTTAACCTCCAAGTACTTATACTTGCGCTTATTCATGGTGAAGACCCTACCCTCTGTGGCATGCTCTCTCATCTTCCTGAGTGTGGGGTCTTTCCTTTGGGCTTCCTGGAATTCTTTAGCGCTTACTCCTTTCAAAGAATGTAGTTTCAGCGGCTTGACCACTTTGGTGGGTTGCGCACTCATTGCGCGTGTGGTCACCGCGGCTACTAAAACCTTGTTCCCCCTGGGAGCAGCAGTGACACCCTCAGTCACCAGGggtcttccccctctcctcttatCTACCTCTGAGGCGGTGACCCTTGCCCACCCCCGGGGTTGGCGGGACCTGGCTGGATCAGCTGATCGAGCCCCCACCCACCTCCTTGAGTttcttcccgttttctgttggcggAAAGGAGCAGACTTTCCCCGTTTTCCTTGCGCCTGCTGCCTCTGTTCCTTAGCCGGGGATGCAGCCATGGCTTGGCTACCAGCTGACTGGCACGTGACGTCACCTCCAGCTGGTGTGAGTCCCGTTCTCTGTGAGTCACTTCCACAGGACCGACTCTTACTATTTGACACTCCAGGGGCGTTTCCCAACAACAACCCGTATACAGCGTTCTTGCATTTCACCGCTCGTATTTTACCTTTGACATATGGTGTGTCAACAGTCAGGGATACCTCGATCATATCTATCTGTGTACCATCAGGGTATCTTACATGAATGGTTCTGCCTGTCTCGTTCCCACGCTCGACAAGGCTCTCTCGGACCATATGAGTAGTAGCTCCCCTGTCTCGAAAGACCTTGGTCCATTTACCATTAACTAAACCTTTTGCAGTCTCCAGGGTGTGCTCCAGAGGATCACCTCCCTCGTGGGCACCCAGACCAGCAATTTGTGCGTGTGTTCCCCCCTTTTCTGCACGCTTGCTCTtcttacactgtgctgccttgtgaccTGGCTGGCCGCAAATAAAACAGCGGGGTCCACTGACCTTGTGTGGCTTATGGCTTACTCTAGACTTACTCTCTTTAGGCCTAGCCCCGCTCCCTGAGGCTTGGTCACGACGTCGGTTCTCAGATGAACCTCCCTGTCTAGGTCTGTGTGCCTCAGCCCACCTGTCGGCACATTCTGCCATAGCCTCATTAGAGACTATCTCATTCTCCTTGAGTTTAGCACGGAGCGCAGATTCCACTGCCTCCAAGAACAGTTCCCTAGTCATCAGCTCAAACAACGTGTTGTCTTCCGGAACGACGGCGTTGTTCAACTCAAGATAGCGCTTGAGGCTCGACTGCAGCCTCTGCAACATGGCCCGGTACGTTTCCCCTTGACGTACTCTAATCTGACGGAATGCCCTCATCATTCCATCGGCCGAAATGCCATAGCCTTTCATTAAGGCTCGCTTCAGGGCATCATAATCGTTGCACATGGGAGTTCCCAAACCCTGGTATATACTTAATGCCCTTCCCTTCAACAATGAAGCTAGCGCTTGGGCCCAAGTTGACCTACTCCACTTCCCTTCCGTTGCTCTGCGTTCGAAGCGGTCAATGTATGCATCCATTGAATACACTTGCTCATCGAAAGCTATAAGATTAGGCATTTTTATCTTAACAACTGGCCCCTCTGGGCCGGGCTCtgtgggttgggtttggcttcccttctCAGCTGTGGCTTGCACCTTTGCAATCTACAACCGGTTCTCTCTCTCCTGATGGGTATTCCACATTTCCATCACAAACTTAGACATCCCATCTGCTGAGAGACCCATTAACCTAGCTTGTTCTCGCAGCATGTCTAAAGTGAATCCCgcctggggttgtacagtccccattCTGGCCGGCGATTCCTGCATCAACCTACCTGCTGATGCAACTCTACCTTCCACGAAAGTTTCTATTGGAATTCTTTGGTGAgggcgcgacctcccactaagatcctgAGGCGTACTACTTCTATCACCTCCTACCACGTCCACTACACGAAAGTCGGCTAGGGGATTTTCCTCATCCCCTAAATCACTTCCCGGCGTTTCGTTCGCCGAAGCGTAACTAGCGTTAAGCCTTTCAGGTGACGCTTCTCTCTCTGACGTGTCCCTAGTGTCACGGAGTGCTGGCACCTCCTGACCGACCCATGCCTGGCATATCTCCTCCACCCGGGCCCTGTGTCCCATCACGTACTGACGGCATTCCCCCTCCGTCTTACTACCCGCATCATCTGGCATCCTGCCATAGACAGACACATACAGATACACGTACTCTTTCCTGTAATCCACAGACATACtgacagtgtgtgttggtgtgtataCCTACTTGTGACAACTGTGATAAcacacccccaacaatactgttccacaatgttCTGCAATTTGAGACTTTTTTCTTTAATGATCAAAAGTCCGTGCATGGGTTCGAACCCAAGTGAcacagccccacgttgggcgccagatctgtgagattttttctttgacaggttatcaaaagaattaagtcctattgatgttacgttaatcgcaactacctcgcaagagaggcagaccttaaacagcaagagctgccagtggcagatatttaatcttaaagcctaagatcataggaccgcgggaacaaaccgccaggcgaaaccactcgggtaacacctgtcacttaggtcgctggctcctcctagttaacaaactaataaagggtagccgacggattctcacttcttatttatagaagtgtggtgctgtgcaatggactcgagctttagatacagacttgatatgaacataaggaggcaaagcgttgcagaacatgaaatgtggggcagtaatattggaaggtttgacgtaaacgaccgtttctaaacaaaacaatttattcacaaaacaagactaaaactactacacattgaatttacgttactttactgtcactccagtgacacattaaagtacagctaatcaacagcctgatggacccacggtctccttatcccgtcgtcgctgactgaacaatgacactaactgaacaaagtggcgcccactggtgacgcaagcttgcaatcaatattgtcacggcttcacggtgaccaatactataatcacaaaaacttgactggcgctcgctgcccacaacgaggtaccaagtaacaaggcagttaatccaagaatgataaccccttataaaaaaaatcttacgttaacacttgtctctcaggacaatcaaaacaaaagttactctaattgaatttaaacaattacgttaacacacacgtgtctcaacgacacttaaatggcatcaataactcgtaaatcaattaattacatcaacttgaaagtcaagcattcggtgagtaattcccaattaattactgaattcaacagcctattaattcagacgagtattgacaaagcctactgtctctcaactgacagttcacttccggtcttacgacaagattaccttaacgagggtagactactgtaccacacacaatgttccaatactccgtgtaaacaacaaca is a genomic window containing:
- the LOC138360874 gene encoding uncharacterized protein, which codes for MPNLIAFDEQVYSMDAYIDRFERRATEGKWSRSTWAQALASLLKGRALSIYQGLGTPMCNDYDALKRALMKGYGISADGMMRAFRQIRVRQGETYRAMLQRLQSSLKRYLELNNAVVPEDNTLFELMTRELFLEAVESALRAKLKENEIVSNEAMAECADRWAEAHRPRQGGSSENRRRDQASGSGARPKESKSRVSHKPHKVSGPRCFICGQPGHKAAQCKKSKRAEKGGTHAQIAGLGAHEGGDPLEHTLETAKGLVNGKWTKVFRDRGATTHMVRESLVERGNETGRTIHVRYPDGTQIDMIEVSLTVDTPYVKGKIRAVKCKNAVYGLLLGNAPGVSNSKSRSCGSDSQRTGLTPAGGDVTCQSAGSQAMAASPAKEQRQQAQGKRGKSAPFRQQKTGRNSRRWVGARSADPARSRQPRGWARVTASEVDKRRGGRPLVTEGVTAAPRGNKVLVAAVTTRAMSAQPTKVVKPLKLHSLKGVSAKEFQEAQRKDPTLRKMREHATEGRVFTMNKRKYKYLEVKGKLVRRVETSQDTWEQLLVPKEHRLAVFTLGHEGVMGGHMGHAKTSERIQSSFYWPGMTGDVQRYTRSCDACQRTADRGKVQPGKLKLFPIIDQPFKMVSVDIIGPIEPRASDGSRYILTMVDHATRYPEAAPLKNIETVTVAEALVGFFSRLGIPEKIHSDRGAQFTSEMMAEVARLLMLQSSFTTPYHAMGNGLVERFNGTLKRMLRKMCIEQPKEWPRYINPVLFAYREVPQASTRFSPFELLYGRTVKGPLHVLKNLWEEEDCTPETKTTYE